In the genome of Oncorhynchus mykiss isolate Arlee chromosome 30, USDA_OmykA_1.1, whole genome shotgun sequence, the window atcttttatttcagctcatgaaacacgggaccaacactttacatgttgcatttatattttgttcagtataattaggCATATATTCATAATTAGGACAGGCTCTATGGACAGGTGTTCCTATGAACATGTCCCACTGGTAGTCACTAGGAATGTGTTCACCGCTAGGACAGATTCTGTCTCAGCTCTCCTGTCTGTGTCAGAACCCTGACTCTGACGGTCTGGTACGGCCAACAAACCCATTTGTCATATCTCTGCTCTCATTAAGTTATcatagacagtcagagagagggcTTGGCCAGAgaactggtgtctgtctgtctgacgttCTGGCTGTCCGGCTGTCTGGCTCGTAGTGAGAGCTCTGTGTTTTCAATACAAGCCAGCTCCTCAACACCAAGAGAATGTCTGAGACAGAGATTGATCCAATCCTTTGATGAAGATTGAGGTTGTTCTGACTAATATTCTGACTGTGTTGATCCAACCCTTTGATGAAGATTGAGTTTGTTCTTCCAGTTGTTCTTTGAATTCCTTGAAGACAGATATAaagtgcattcaaaaagtattcatacccctagactttttccaatttttttttgttacagccttattctaaaactgataaaatatttttttccttcatcaatctacacacaatatcccataatgacaaagtaaaaacaggtgtttagacatttttgcaaatttatatatataaaaaaatagaaataccttacttaaataagaattcagaccctttgctatgagatttgaaattgagctcaggcacATCCTTTTTccagtgatcatccttgagatgtttctataacttgattggagtccacctgtggtaaattcaattgattggacatgatttggaaaggcacacacctgtctatataaggtcccacagatgacagtgcatttcagaacaaaaaccaagccatgaggttaaaggaattgtccgtagagctccaattgtgttgaggcacaagaTTACCAAAACATTCTTGCAgcattggaaccaccaagactcttcctagagctggccgcctggccaaactcagcaatcggtggagaagggccttggtcagggaggtgaccaagaacttgatggtccctctgacagagctccagagttcctctgtggagaagggagaaccttccagtagAACAACTATCTCATCAGCACTCCACCATCAGGTCTTCATGATAGTGTCCAGACAGattccactcctcagtaaaaggcacatggagTTTGTCAAAGATGCCTAaacgactctcagaccatgaggaacaagattctctggtctgatgaaaccaagatggaactatttgacctgaatgccaagcatcaggtCTGGAGAAAACCTTGCACCACccctgaagcatggtggtggcagcatcatgctgtggggatgtttttcagtggcagggactgggagactagtcaggattgagggaaagatgaacggagcaaagtacagagagatcctgatgaaaacctgctccagagcgctaaggacctcagactggggtgaagactcacattccaacaggacaacaaccctaagcacacagccaagacaatgcaggagtagcttcaggacaagtctctgaatgttattgagtggcccagacagaccCCGGACTTTAAATCGACCTactatctggagagacctgaaaatagctgtgcagcgacactcccttTCCAACCCGACgaagcttgagagaatctgcagagaagaataggagaaactccccaatacagatgtgtcaagcttgtagtgtcatacccaagaagactcaaagctgtaatctcTGGCAAATGTGCTTGAagaaagtactgagcaaagggtctgaatagttaggTAAATGttataaacatttctaaaaacctgttattgctttgtcattatggggtattgtgatgagGACTTATtctttttaatccattttagaataaggctgtaacataacaaaatgtggaaaaagtaaaggggtctgattactttccaaatgcactgtatatgtgggTCCAGGCTGGATGTGTGTCTCCATTGGTTGTCTCTCACTTTCCTCCTCTAAGTGGTGACTGAAGGAGCATGTTGAGACATGATATGGTATAGAGTAGGTGACTGCATGTGAGTGTGGGAAGATGTGACAaaagtgagtatgtgtgtgtgtgtgtgtgtgtgtgtgtgtgtaaggttaGAACAGGTGAGGGCATGAGAGTGTGGCGAGGCTAAGTGTTTCTGATTCCCATCATCCTACGAAGCGTTTGGGGGCaatcaaataaaagtttattggtcgcttacacagattagcagatgttgtagagggtgcagcaaaatgcttatgttactagctctaAACAATGCAGTAAAATATAAACTGTACACAGTaataaaaaattatacaaatcaAGAAATGTCGGGAACAAATCCAATTAACAaccaaatagcactgtaacagtaatgaaatggtaaataatgttttgtgtaATTTTGGACCACAaccatttctcacataattcaTTTTGCTGGCACAAAAAGATCCCTCCTTGTCTAGCGTATTTAGTTTTGTCAACAAAAGGaaagtttacagacaaattagCTGTTCCCATCAGGCCTGTTGTGCATTTTTTTATCCAACATGTAGGCTACTTTACTTGCATaaaatggttggatggaaacctggttacaaACATGAAGTTTGTTAACAATTCCAAGAGGCATGAGGGGAAAATTCTACCTTCTCCCGTCCTACAGCCCAGGCTATTTTCCTATCCAGTCCAAATCCCACTTCTCCCAAAATCCCGACTCCTGTCTCACATGAACATTCCTTACTTTATTCAGTAATCCATAGGTTGCATGATCAAAACACCTCTCTCGCCTGCATGATCAAAACACCTCTCTCGCCTGCATGATCAAAACACCTCTCTCGCCTGCATGTCAAGATACCTCTATAACATTTCCTTGCTACTCTGCGCGGTCTCATACTTGCTTAGAGCTTCACTAGAGGATGTGTGATCAACAAATGGTATGAGAGTTTTTAAAACTGAGTTGGTATTTAAACGATTTCCACTCCCCGTTATTCAATAGCTGATCTGCTATCTGTATATGAGATATTCTGTCATTTGTTGAAGGAGGTTATCTAGCAAGCTTAGCAACTTTGGTCATTTGGCTTTTGTTATACAGTTACACAGTTTGTATGATTCGACAACGCTTTGTGTGTCCTGGAGAGCTCTCTGTGTTTTAAATGCTTCATATGTTCCCGGGACTCTAGGGATAAATCCGATTTATTCCCGGTATTGAAACTTGGTCTATGCTGGAGATGCCAAATATTTTCTTAGGGAGAAATATTGTGCTGATGGTTTGCTATGGTAACTTTCACTTAGCAACATTGTAACATTCAATGAGACATAGAGCAAGACAACGTGAGGTGATGAACCCTGAGGGAGAATGTGCTAGGCTCCCTTGTGCTTTCTGCTGTATATAATTAAATCATGAGCACCAAATGGCATTTGAAAAGTGTTACTTTCCTGATCCTGACAACTCTATACAAGTCCATACTGTTTAATGCACAATGAGTCTGAATGGACATCCACTGTGTGACGGAGTGACTCACCAGACGGTCGGTGTGTGGTAGGGGAGGAGCGTGGGGCTCTGGCCCTCGCCTCTGAGGCTGTGTCTGGGGTGGTGGTGACTGAGGGCCATGGGGTGACCCTGGGCCTGGTTCTgggtctcactctcctctcctgggACCGGCCGGTGCCACTGGCTCCTAGCCTTCTTCAGCCAGCGCCCACCCAGACCCCACTTCTCCAGGTAAACCCGACACAGCTCATAGTTCATGGCCGAGTAGTAGAGGAAGTCCAGGGCTAGCAGCACCATGACGAAGAAGCCATAGATCCACACTCCTACTAGGGCTGTGTAGTTACTGTAGAGAACAGAtaggtgaagagagagacagagtgagaatgGCGTGAAATATAATTCAAAATATTTGTATGTTGCATTTCAAgcatattttttttgtcatttgatATTACGGTAAAGGGAGTGCTTTACTGAGATGTAAAGGGCACTCTCAAAGCCTATCCATTTTAATAACTTCATTGCTCTTCAATATTTTGTCCCATTATTCAACACCAACACATTTATGTATTTCACACGCCATAAGGATTTATGTGGTGCATTAAACCATTTGCGGGATTCACTCTCCAATCCATAAATCGCTGCAAGGTAAAAATGAGTGCAAATAGTTTCCAATTACACTCTACCTCCACGAACAGCGTTATGAATGAGACTTGTAATAAATGTCTCGGGGATGTGTTACTACGATGATGGTTTTACGGAGCAGAGCTGTGCATTAGAAAAGGGACTACCCAGGAAGACACTACCCATTCCTATTAGAATACAAAACTCCAAAGTCGACATAAAATTATCATTCTGACCAAGAAAGACAGTCGAGAGAGGATATTACGGCCAAAGTGAGGTTTATCATATGGCGGGAACaccaaagcttgatgattagttgattattatcagctgtgtagtgctagggtaaaaaccaaaacgtgcaccctttGGGGTCCCGAAgtccgagtttgggaaaccctggtctaATGCATAACATGCTGACCAAATAGCTCCTTGGATGGTGTTGTAGATATTTCACAACACCAGGAATAATAAACCCACCATGGTCACTAGCTTTGCAACTGCACTCAAACAAACCCAAATAAAACCCCTGTTTACCTTGTCTCACTTCCCTCGCCCGGCCTGTGTGACATATAGCTGACTGTTTGCATAGCTTAGCAGTCTATGGTGATGTGTAAATCTGTCTGTTTAAGGGCAGTGGGGCTATTCAGGAGTGTATTTAAGTGAACCTAGAGTAAGCAAAGGGGACTGTTTGGACAGCTGTCTGTGTGGAGAGATTGATGAGAGCAGACTCACCACACAGCAACAACAAATGTTAGACAACGTTAAACAAGGCAACTTTCCTAATGCATACACATGAAGTCATCACCTGCTAATACCAGTACATGGTTCAATCATAAGCTACAATAATAGAATAGCTCATGCTCCTAACAGTAGACAAAACGCTCAGAGTCTCAGACCCAGAGCTATTGCCAGTTTAACCTGGGGCCAGTGGTAAATATCACCACTTCAGCTGTGCAGTCCAGAGCGGAGGAGGATGAAATGTCCTCCCATTATGTTATCAGCCACTAGATGAAATATCCTGACCTGCCAGAGGGGCTGTGTAACTGGCCATAGAGAGCACCCGCTGAGAGGGTattagaggagagaaagagagagtgcatGAGAGAGCGCACTCTATGTTTCTGTTTGTCAGGGAGTACTTCTACTGAGCTCCTTCACACTCTGGGAGGTCATTCCTCCCTGTCTGTTCTCTTACTGAGCTCCTTCACACTCTGGGAGGTCATTCCTCCCTGTCTGTTCTCTTACTGAGCTCCTTCACACTCTGGGAGGTCATTCCTCCCTGTCTGTACTCTTACTGAGCTCCTTCACACTCTGGGAGGTCATTCCTCCCTGTCTGTACTCTTACTGAGCTCCTTCACACTCTGGGAGGTCATtcttccctgtctgttctcttACTGAGCTCCTTCACACTCTGGGAGGTCATTCCTCCCTGTCTGTTCTCTTACTGAGCTCCTTCACACTCTGGGAGGTCATTCCTCCCTGTCTGTTCTCTTACTGAGCTCCTTCACACTCTGGGAGGTCATTCCTCCCTGTCTGTTCTCTTACTGAGCTCCTTCACACTCTGGGAGGTCATTCCTCCCTGTCTGTACTCTTACTGAGCTCCTTCACACTCTGGGAGGTCATtcttccctgtctgttctcttACTGAGCTCCTTCACACTCTGGGAGGTCATtcttccctgtctgttctcttACTGAGCTCCTTCACACTCTGGGAGGTCATtcttccctgtctgttctcttACTGAGCTCCTTCACACTCTGGGAGGTCATTCCTCCCTGTCTGTTCTCTTACTGAGCTCCTTCACACTCTGGGAGGTCATTCCTCCCTGTCTGTACTCTTACTGAGCTCCTTCACACTCTGGGAGGTCATTCCTCCCTGTCTGTTCTCTTATTGA includes:
- the LOC110521411 gene encoding protein shisa-like-1a, coding for MTVTSRQSFNVLTVIFLLLSTAALSANFRVCEPYSDHKGRYHFGFHCPRLSDNKTYMFCCHHNNTAFKYCCKETEFQTVMQVNLTTTTDGFKHNNYTALVGVWIYGFFVMVLLALDFLYYSAMNYELCRVYLEKWGLGGRWLKKARSQWHRPVPGEESETQNQAQGHPMALSHHHPRHSLRGEGQSPTLLPYHTPTV